A stretch of Natronococcus sp. CG52 DNA encodes these proteins:
- a CDS encoding Cdc6/Cdc18 family protein → MSANDDRDPLFRYDDPVFADERLLEITHLPGPDRIVGRDEQMQRVADALNPAIFGSEPNHLFIFGKTGTGKSLISRSVTKRVISEAKRDDITVKYAFIDCGEQNTEASIVKTIAQLVNEPGTSGVSVPDRGLGTGDYYKRLWQAVDHCTDVTIVILDEIDMLEDDEVLRKLSRAGENRRISDSSIGIIGISNKIDFPDHLSERVKSSLSRDELVFSPYDANQLVEILEKRRDAFHDGVLSGDVIPLTAALAAQEHGDARKAIDILRNAGRIAKKQNASRVTAEHVRDAKEKTEADRFNELIEGSPQQAKAILYSLTLLTENSTEKEFPTKIIYNQYKEVARRLDFDVLSERRVQEILQEQNFLNVIQSEREGRGRGRGAHAKHRLLENPSIVKKVLLRDSRLAPLEEGA, encoded by the coding sequence ATGTCCGCGAACGACGATCGTGATCCACTCTTTCGATACGACGATCCGGTCTTTGCCGACGAGCGATTGCTCGAGATCACGCACCTCCCCGGCCCGGACCGGATCGTCGGTCGCGACGAGCAGATGCAGCGCGTGGCGGACGCCCTGAATCCCGCAATCTTCGGGAGCGAGCCCAACCACCTGTTCATCTTCGGCAAGACCGGTACCGGCAAGTCGCTCATCTCCAGATCCGTGACCAAGCGGGTGATATCGGAAGCGAAACGCGACGACATCACGGTGAAGTACGCCTTCATCGACTGCGGCGAGCAAAACACCGAGGCGTCGATCGTCAAAACGATCGCCCAACTCGTCAACGAACCCGGAACGAGCGGGGTCTCCGTCCCCGATAGGGGGCTCGGGACCGGCGACTACTACAAGCGACTCTGGCAGGCCGTCGACCACTGTACGGACGTCACCATCGTCATCTTGGACGAGATCGACATGCTCGAGGACGACGAGGTGCTCCGAAAGCTCTCGCGTGCGGGCGAGAACCGACGGATCTCCGACTCCAGCATCGGTATCATCGGCATCTCGAACAAGATCGACTTCCCCGACCACCTCTCCGAGCGCGTCAAGTCGAGTCTCTCCCGGGACGAACTCGTCTTCTCGCCGTACGACGCCAACCAGCTGGTCGAAATCCTGGAGAAGCGACGCGACGCGTTCCACGACGGGGTGCTCTCGGGCGACGTCATCCCCCTGACGGCCGCCCTCGCTGCCCAGGAACACGGTGACGCGCGCAAGGCGATCGACATCCTCCGGAACGCGGGTCGGATCGCCAAGAAGCAAAACGCCAGCCGGGTAACTGCCGAGCACGTCCGCGACGCGAAGGAGAAGACCGAGGCCGACCGGTTCAACGAACTGATCGAGGGCTCGCCACAGCAGGCGAAGGCGATCCTCTACTCGCTGACGCTGCTGACGGAGAACAGCACCGAGAAGGAGTTCCCGACGAAGATCATCTACAACCAGTACAAGGAGGTCGCGCGTCGACTCGACTTCGACGTCCTCTCGGAACGACGCGTCCAGGAGATTCTCCAGGAGCAGAACTTCCTCAACGTCATTCAGTCCGAGCGCGAGGGTCGGGGACGCGGCCGCGGCGCGCACGCGAAACACCGACTCCTCGAGAACCCCTCGATCGTCAAGAAGGTGTTACTCCGAGATTCGCGGCTCGCACCCCTCGAGGAGGGCGCGTAG
- a CDS encoding RNA methyltransferase — protein MTEDSSTHTACEESTSETDRTPPAVAIVDAQTPGNVGTIARAMKNFGFEDLLLVDPPTLDPDGEAYGFAGHAREDVLPNATELAFDELVERYHTIGCTAVTNEDDRSHIRFPYSTPADLAERLPTVEGPTALVFGREQVGLTNEELARIDEICAIPASADYPVLNLGQAATVTLYELRTLTLSPAETQLPDLERTRAPEETIDRLYDQWGALLAEINHPVEKRDKTMRMLRRVFGRADLTTGEANTLLGLLRRATERPAED, from the coding sequence ATGACTGAGGACTCGAGTACGCACACCGCCTGCGAAGAATCGACGTCGGAAACCGATCGAACGCCGCCGGCGGTCGCCATCGTCGACGCACAGACGCCGGGGAACGTCGGCACCATCGCCAGAGCGATGAAGAACTTCGGCTTCGAGGACCTCCTGCTCGTCGACCCGCCGACGCTCGACCCGGACGGCGAGGCGTACGGGTTCGCCGGACACGCCCGCGAGGACGTCCTCCCGAACGCGACCGAACTCGCGTTCGACGAACTCGTCGAACGCTACCACACGATCGGCTGTACGGCGGTAACGAACGAAGACGATCGGAGTCACATCCGGTTTCCGTACTCCACGCCCGCGGATCTCGCCGAACGTCTCCCGACGGTCGAGGGACCGACGGCGCTCGTCTTCGGCCGCGAACAGGTCGGGCTCACGAACGAGGAACTCGCGCGGATCGACGAAATCTGTGCGATCCCCGCGAGCGCCGACTATCCCGTGTTGAATCTCGGACAGGCCGCGACGGTGACGCTGTACGAACTGCGGACGCTCACCCTCTCGCCGGCCGAAACGCAGTTGCCGGACCTCGAGCGCACTCGTGCCCCCGAGGAGACGATCGATCGCCTCTACGACCAGTGGGGTGCGCTGCTCGCCGAGATCAACCATCCGGTCGAGAAACGCGATAAGACGATGCGAATGCTTCGCCGGGTGTTCGGCCGTGCCGATCTGACGACGGGGGAGGCGAACACGCTGCTCGGTCTGCTCCGTCGAGCGACCGAGCGGCCGGCAGAGGATTGA
- the folP gene encoding dihydropteroate synthase, whose product MDSVDAAGLGIGDEFPTRIMGVLNVSEESPYDPSVYDDPDEAARYVDEELIGEGADIIDVGLESANKRFDVLPAEEELDRLHVACETIDRVSGDAIFSIETRYHEVAEAALERGFDMVNDICGFADPEMPTVCAAHDAAVAKMASPPDLERPGAVEETDWERRRSPDWAAEADYVDQVYEALKQNGLTDETIVDPAFGGWSEAQTLEDDRETFRRLREFRALDRPMLVSINRKNFLGELAGRGTDERLPVSLAATSLAIERGAHVIRTHDVAETRDAAAIGDAFTERASAQTDGVTVAELDVRSTRELRLHLEERGIDPSIADEWRTRVFEIEGLERDDRDRLRSIASEYDVSVLDVNDERSIVLGSETSISALSERIRNNYNHLDRISSDFQRLLE is encoded by the coding sequence ATGGACAGCGTCGACGCGGCCGGGCTGGGGATCGGCGACGAGTTTCCGACCCGGATCATGGGGGTGTTGAACGTCAGCGAGGAGTCGCCGTACGATCCGAGCGTTTACGACGATCCCGACGAGGCGGCCCGGTACGTGGACGAGGAACTGATCGGCGAGGGCGCGGACATTATCGACGTCGGCCTCGAGTCGGCCAACAAACGGTTCGACGTGCTCCCGGCCGAGGAGGAACTCGATCGGCTCCACGTCGCTTGCGAGACGATCGATCGCGTCTCTGGCGACGCGATCTTCTCCATCGAAACCCGGTATCACGAGGTGGCCGAGGCGGCGCTCGAGCGGGGGTTCGACATGGTCAACGACATCTGTGGCTTCGCGGACCCCGAAATGCCGACCGTCTGTGCGGCCCACGACGCCGCCGTCGCGAAGATGGCGAGCCCGCCGGACCTCGAGCGTCCCGGTGCGGTCGAAGAGACCGATTGGGAACGTCGGAGGTCGCCGGACTGGGCCGCCGAAGCGGACTACGTCGACCAGGTGTACGAGGCGTTGAAACAGAACGGGCTGACGGACGAGACGATCGTCGATCCCGCCTTCGGCGGCTGGAGTGAGGCCCAGACCCTCGAGGACGACCGGGAGACCTTCCGTCGGCTCCGAGAGTTCCGCGCCCTCGATCGGCCGATGCTGGTCTCTATCAATCGGAAGAACTTCCTCGGCGAACTCGCTGGTCGCGGGACCGACGAGCGCCTGCCGGTCAGCCTGGCGGCGACGTCGCTGGCGATCGAGCGCGGAGCCCACGTGATACGGACTCACGACGTCGCCGAGACCCGGGATGCGGCCGCGATCGGCGACGCCTTCACGGAGCGTGCGAGCGCACAGACCGACGGCGTCACCGTCGCGGAACTGGACGTTCGGTCCACTCGCGAGCTTCGACTGCACCTCGAAGAGCGCGGGATCGATCCGTCGATCGCAGACGAGTGGCGGACTCGCGTCTTCGAAATCGAAGGACTCGAGCGCGACGATCGGGACAGATTGCGGTCGATCGCTAGCGAGTACGACGTATCTGTGCTCGATGTGAACGATGAACGGAGTATTGTTCTCGGATCGGAAACGTCGATTTCTGCCCTTTCAGAACGAATACGGAATAATTACAATCACCTCGATCGTATCAGTTCTGATTTCCAACGATTGTTGGAGTAA
- a CDS encoding TIGR04024 family LLM class F420-dependent oxidoreductase gives MTVRSLHLPVAAQPSVDSLVNFARLGESHGYDYAWLPETWGRDAVTVLTEIARETDEIGLGPSIVNVYSRSPALLGQTATTLQEVADGRLRMAIASSGPAVIEGWHGVEFDRPLRRTREYLEIMRAVMSGETVNYDGDIFSLAGFRLRCDPPTEPVPIDAAGMGPKSVELAGRFADGWHAVVFTPDGLADRLEDLRRGMELGDRRPDDVRVTLSLTACALEDGDRARELTRQHLAFYVGAMGTYYRESLSRQGYEEEANEIAAAWASGETEEALDCISDELLDDLGAAGTPERAREELAKFEDIDGVDDVAIGFPRGASSDEIEATIEELAPDE, from the coding sequence ATGACAGTACGAAGCCTTCACCTTCCGGTCGCAGCACAGCCATCCGTCGATTCGCTCGTCAATTTCGCGCGCCTCGGCGAGAGCCACGGCTACGATTACGCCTGGTTACCCGAGACCTGGGGTCGCGACGCGGTCACCGTTCTGACCGAGATCGCCCGCGAGACCGACGAGATCGGGCTCGGGCCGAGTATCGTCAACGTCTACTCGCGGTCGCCGGCGCTGCTCGGCCAGACCGCCACGACCCTCCAAGAGGTCGCCGACGGCCGACTGCGGATGGCGATCGCCTCGAGCGGCCCCGCCGTCATCGAGGGATGGCACGGCGTCGAGTTCGACCGGCCGCTCCGTCGCACCCGGGAGTACCTCGAGATCATGCGCGCGGTAATGAGCGGCGAGACCGTGAACTACGACGGGGATATCTTCTCACTGGCCGGCTTTCGGCTTCGCTGTGATCCACCGACGGAACCGGTCCCCATCGACGCTGCGGGGATGGGACCGAAGTCCGTCGAACTCGCGGGCCGGTTCGCCGACGGCTGGCACGCGGTCGTCTTCACCCCGGACGGACTCGCCGACCGACTCGAGGACCTCCGTCGCGGGATGGAACTCGGCGATCGCCGCCCCGACGACGTCCGCGTGACGCTCTCGCTGACCGCGTGCGCGCTCGAGGACGGCGACCGGGCCCGAGAGCTTACCCGCCAGCACCTCGCGTTCTACGTCGGCGCGATGGGGACCTACTACCGGGAATCGCTCTCGCGGCAGGGCTACGAGGAGGAAGCCAACGAGATCGCCGCCGCGTGGGCGAGCGGCGAGACGGAGGAGGCGCTCGACTGTATCTCCGACGAGTTGCTCGACGATCTCGGCGCCGCCGGGACGCCGGAGCGCGCCCGCGAGGAGCTAGCGAAGTTCGAGGACATCGACGGCGTCGACGACGTCGCGATCGGCTTCCCTCGCGGCGCCTCGAGCGACGAGATCGAAGCGACGATCGAGGAACTCGCGCCGGACGAATGA
- a CDS encoding 6-hydroxymethylpterin diphosphokinase MptE-like protein produces MEFDEWVPVYDAICRDFGYGREGDERARDVLASLTGPFDLDRLAAVRGATVAVAGAGPSLETDAAIERVREVDVVFAASTAADTLAEAGLDVDCMVTDLDKNPDTVRRLTDRETPVAVHAHGDNVAAIRTIVPDCADEYVLPTTQAEPRGPVSNFGGFTDGDRAAFLADHLGAAHLRFVGWDFDDPSVDSTKARKLEWAERLLYWLEARRGDRFGVLDGRRDGIETTALPID; encoded by the coding sequence ATGGAGTTCGACGAGTGGGTGCCCGTCTACGACGCCATCTGCCGCGATTTCGGCTACGGACGAGAGGGCGACGAGCGAGCACGAGACGTCCTCGCATCGCTGACCGGGCCGTTCGACCTCGATCGACTCGCGGCCGTCCGCGGCGCGACGGTCGCCGTCGCGGGAGCCGGGCCGTCGCTCGAGACCGACGCCGCGATCGAGCGCGTCCGCGAGGTCGACGTCGTCTTCGCGGCCTCGACGGCGGCGGATACGCTCGCCGAAGCGGGACTCGACGTCGACTGTATGGTCACCGACCTCGACAAAAATCCCGACACCGTCCGCCGATTGACCGACCGGGAGACGCCGGTCGCGGTTCACGCTCACGGGGATAACGTGGCGGCGATCCGTACGATCGTCCCCGACTGCGCCGACGAGTACGTGCTCCCGACGACGCAGGCCGAACCGCGGGGACCCGTCTCGAACTTCGGTGGGTTCACCGACGGCGACCGGGCGGCCTTCCTCGCCGATCATCTCGGCGCCGCCCACCTCCGGTTCGTCGGCTGGGATTTCGACGATCCCTCGGTAGATTCGACGAAGGCTCGAAAGCTCGAGTGGGCCGAACGACTGCTGTACTGGCTCGAAGCGCGGCGCGGCGACCGTTTCGGGGTGCTGGACGGGCGACGGGACGGGATCGAAACGACGGCGCTTCCGATCGACTGA
- a CDS encoding tubulin/FtsZ family protein, with protein MKLALIGFGQAGGKVVDEFLAFDSRIDGGFVESAIAVNSATADLQGLEHVPQQNRVLIGQARVKGHGVGADNELGAHVTEEDIDEIQGAIDRVPVHEIDAFLIVAGMGGGTGSGGAPVLAKHLKRIYTEPVYGLGVLPGTDEGGIYTLNAARSFRTFVREVDNLLVFDNDVWRSAGESVEGGYDRINREIVERFGLLFAAGEVGHDDHVAESVVDSSEIINTLSDGISTIGYASETVDTSSGLLSSFTSDDGFDEGEATNRMTSLVRKATLGRLTLPCDVSSAERGLVVATGPPEHLNRKGVERGRQWLEDETGSMEIRGGDYPTTDREEVGAIVLLSGVTDVPRIQQLQEVAIEAQETTETVRANAQDEFATLMDTGGELDALF; from the coding sequence ATGAAACTCGCACTCATCGGCTTCGGTCAGGCAGGCGGAAAGGTCGTCGACGAGTTCCTCGCGTTCGACAGCAGGATCGACGGCGGCTTCGTGGAATCGGCGATCGCGGTCAACTCGGCGACCGCGGATCTGCAGGGCCTCGAGCACGTCCCGCAGCAGAACCGGGTACTCATCGGGCAGGCCCGCGTGAAAGGTCACGGCGTCGGTGCGGACAACGAACTCGGCGCTCACGTCACCGAGGAGGACATCGACGAGATCCAGGGGGCGATCGACCGGGTTCCGGTACACGAGATCGACGCCTTCCTCATCGTCGCCGGCATGGGCGGCGGTACCGGCTCCGGCGGGGCGCCCGTCCTCGCGAAACACCTGAAGCGGATCTACACCGAACCGGTCTACGGGCTGGGCGTCCTCCCGGGGACCGACGAGGGCGGCATCTACACGCTCAACGCGGCCCGTTCGTTCCGGACGTTCGTCCGCGAGGTCGACAACCTGCTCGTCTTCGACAACGACGTCTGGCGAAGCGCCGGCGAGTCCGTCGAGGGCGGCTACGACCGGATCAACCGAGAGATCGTCGAGCGGTTCGGACTGCTATTCGCCGCCGGCGAGGTCGGCCACGACGATCACGTCGCCGAGAGCGTCGTCGACTCCTCCGAGATAATCAACACGCTCTCGGACGGCATCTCGACGATCGGGTACGCGAGCGAGACCGTCGATACCTCGAGCGGCCTGCTCTCGTCGTTCACCAGCGACGACGGGTTCGACGAGGGTGAAGCGACGAACCGGATGACGAGCCTGGTCCGGAAGGCGACGCTCGGTCGGCTCACCCTCCCCTGTGACGTCTCGAGTGCCGAGCGCGGACTGGTCGTCGCGACCGGACCGCCCGAACACCTGAACCGGAAGGGCGTCGAGCGCGGTCGACAGTGGCTCGAGGACGAGACGGGAAGCATGGAGATCCGCGGCGGCGACTACCCGACGACGGACCGGGAGGAGGTCGGAGCGATCGTCCTCCTCTCGGGGGTAACCGACGTCCCGCGCATCCAGCAACTCCAGGAGGTCGCGATCGAAGCCCAGGAAACCACCGAAACGGTTCGGGCGAACGCGCAGGACGAGTTCGCCACCCTGATGGACACGGGCGGCGAACTCGACGCGCTATTCTGA